In a single window of the Phaeobacter sp. G2 genome:
- a CDS encoding BolA/IbaG family iron-sulfur metabolism protein: protein MPMQAQEIEDLLRQTFPDADIQVAGQDGVHMSAMVIDESFRGKNRVQQQRAVYAALKGKMDGSNGELHALALTTKAPE, encoded by the coding sequence ATGCCAATGCAAGCTCAAGAAATCGAAGACCTCCTGCGCCAGACCTTCCCGGATGCGGACATCCAGGTCGCAGGCCAGGACGGCGTGCACATGTCCGCCATGGTGATTGACGAGAGCTTTCGCGGCAAAAACCGGGTGCAGCAACAACGCGCGGTCTATGCCGCGCTCAAGGGTAAAATGGATGGCTCCAACGGCGAGCTTCACGCCCTTGCGCTAACCACAAAGGCGCCTGAGTGA
- the grxD gene encoding Grx4 family monothiol glutaredoxin produces MSDAQTRIDETVKANDVVLFMKGNKDMPQCGFSSRVAGVLNYIGVDYTDVNVLADEEIRSGIKEYSDWPTIPQLYIKGEFVGGCDIITEMTLSGELDGMFADNEIAFDKDAADKIREANG; encoded by the coding sequence ATGAGCGACGCACAGACCCGCATCGACGAAACCGTAAAAGCCAATGACGTTGTGCTCTTCATGAAGGGCAACAAAGACATGCCCCAGTGCGGGTTTTCCTCGCGCGTGGCAGGCGTGCTGAACTATATCGGCGTGGACTACACCGATGTAAACGTGCTGGCCGACGAAGAAATCCGTTCGGGCATCAAGGAATATTCCGACTGGCCCACCATTCCGCAGCTCTACATCAAGGGTGAGTTTGTCGGCGGTTGTGACATCATCACCGAGATGACGCTGTCCGGTGAGTTGGACGGTATGTTTGCCGACAATGAAATCGCCTTTGACAAAGACGCCGCAGACAAGATCCGCGAAGCCAACGGCTAA
- a CDS encoding cell division protein ZapA produces MPEVTIHIGGRGFEVSCQLGEESYLHSAAKMLDDEAQVLSDQIGRMPEARMLLMAGLMLADKTAAVEDRIKEVEAELAERVAELEALKNTPAPEPERIEVPVVPPQVPEALAELAARAESLAQQIEEKTAAE; encoded by the coding sequence ATGCCAGAAGTAACCATTCATATCGGTGGACGTGGATTTGAAGTCTCCTGCCAGCTGGGCGAAGAAAGCTATCTGCATTCCGCCGCCAAGATGCTGGATGACGAAGCCCAGGTCTTGTCGGACCAGATTGGCCGCATGCCAGAGGCGCGGATGCTGTTGATGGCCGGTCTGATGCTGGCCGATAAAACCGCCGCCGTCGAGGATCGCATCAAAGAAGTTGAGGCCGAACTGGCAGAACGTGTTGCGGAACTGGAGGCGTTGAAAAACACCCCCGCCCCAGAGCCTGAGCGCATCGAGGTGCCAGTGGTGCCGCCACAAGTGCCCGAAGCCCTGGCCGAACTGGCGGCCCGCGCCGAATCCTTGGCGCAACAGATCGAAGAAAAAACCGCAGCCGAATAA
- a CDS encoding colicin transporter, translating into MTQIEELQGRIQAAMARIGAGVEQLEQARAKATEDARVAADNSDLEQALEEEKTANSQLEERVKILHSRLKEAEQAAPAADNGDMEALQAELELLRNEVGNTDEKDALKQEITRLKGELESTGNGLAAEKEALETELSDFKAANQQLMSQLEQGSGEAAGDLGDVVDHAALAAEMIALKAQLAEAQAAAAVVPKEHEFQAQLDELRLANDELRSTNDALRAAQANDQAQVNAVLAKLEPLLASAQTLPEQNLPEGEEA; encoded by the coding sequence ATGACGCAGATCGAAGAGTTGCAGGGTAGAATTCAGGCCGCCATGGCGCGGATCGGCGCCGGGGTTGAACAACTGGAACAGGCCCGCGCCAAGGCCACAGAAGACGCCCGGGTCGCTGCGGATAATTCCGATCTGGAGCAGGCCCTGGAGGAAGAAAAAACCGCCAATTCCCAGCTTGAGGAACGGGTGAAAATCCTGCACAGCCGCCTCAAAGAGGCAGAGCAGGCTGCTCCGGCTGCCGACAATGGTGACATGGAAGCGCTGCAGGCTGAGCTGGAACTGCTCCGCAATGAGGTCGGGAATACCGATGAAAAGGATGCCTTGAAGCAGGAGATCACCCGATTGAAGGGGGAGCTGGAAAGCACAGGCAACGGTCTAGCCGCAGAAAAAGAAGCGCTGGAGACCGAACTCTCGGACTTTAAAGCAGCCAATCAACAGCTGATGTCCCAGCTTGAGCAGGGCTCTGGGGAGGCCGCCGGTGATCTGGGGGACGTAGTGGATCACGCGGCGCTTGCGGCGGAAATGATCGCACTGAAAGCACAGCTGGCCGAAGCCCAGGCGGCGGCAGCTGTGGTGCCCAAGGAACATGAATTTCAGGCTCAGCTGGATGAGCTGCGCCTTGCCAATGATGAACTACGCAGCACCAACGACGCCCTGCGCGCGGCCCAGGCCAATGATCAGGCGCAGGTGAATGCGGTGCTTGCCAAGCTGGAACCGCTGTTGGCCAGCGCACAAACCCTGCCAGAACAAAATCTGCCGGAAGGGGAGGAAGCCTGA